A genomic segment from Paenibacillus sp. FSL K6-1096 encodes:
- the yjfF gene encoding galactofuranose ABC transporter, permease protein YjfF: protein MSLNRKYIPILVTILLFIVMFAAGSFRYTGFFSLQVLMNLLVDNAFLLITAVGMSFVILSGGIDLSVGSVIALSTMVSASLVQQHGWPPAVVIPLVLLMGAVFGSLMGAIIHYFDIQPFIVTLAGMFLARGLCYVISIDTITIDNAFYTAVAQTRIPLPGGSFLSISAVIALLVVAGAIFTAHYTRFGRNVYALGGSEQSALLMGLPVARTKVLVYTLSGLCSALAGVVFTFYMLSGYGLHAVGFELDTIAAVVIGGTLLTGGVGYVLGTFFGVLIQGVIQTIISFEGTLSSWWTKIVIGLLLFIFILLQRVLSSRRLTLKE from the coding sequence ATGTCTCTTAACCGCAAGTATATTCCGATTCTCGTCACCATCCTGCTCTTCATCGTCATGTTCGCCGCCGGCTCCTTCCGGTATACCGGCTTCTTCTCGCTTCAGGTGCTGATGAATCTGCTGGTCGACAATGCCTTCCTGCTGATCACGGCAGTAGGCATGTCCTTCGTTATCCTGTCCGGCGGCATTGACCTCTCGGTCGGCTCGGTTATTGCCTTATCGACCATGGTCTCCGCCAGCCTGGTGCAGCAGCACGGCTGGCCGCCTGCAGTTGTCATTCCGCTGGTGCTGCTGATGGGCGCTGTATTCGGCAGCCTGATGGGTGCCATCATCCATTACTTCGACATCCAGCCGTTCATCGTTACGCTGGCCGGCATGTTCCTCGCCCGGGGCTTATGTTATGTCATCAGCATTGATACCATTACTATAGACAATGCCTTCTACACGGCAGTGGCCCAGACGAGAATTCCGCTGCCCGGCGGCAGCTTCCTGTCGATCAGCGCCGTGATCGCCCTGCTGGTCGTGGCCGGGGCAATCTTCACCGCCCACTATACCCGGTTCGGGCGCAATGTGTACGCGCTGGGGGGCAGCGAGCAGTCGGCCCTGCTGATGGGCCTGCCGGTGGCCCGGACCAAGGTGCTGGTCTATACGCTCAGCGGACTGTGCTCGGCGCTGGCGGGAGTGGTCTTCACCTTCTATATGCTGTCCGGGTACGGACTGCATGCGGTCGGCTTCGAGCTGGATACCATCGCGGCCGTCGTCATCGGCGGCACCTTGCTGACTGGTGGCGTAGGTTATGTGCTGGGGACCTTCTTCGGCGTACTGATCCAGGGCGTGATCCAGACGATTATCAGCTTCGAGGGGACCCTAAGCTCCTGGTGGACTAAGATTGTCATCGGCTTGCTGCTGTTTATCTTCATCCTGCTGCAGCGTGTATTAAGCTCCAGGCGGCTGACGCTCAAAGAATAA
- a CDS encoding ABC transporter substrate-binding protein, with translation MITLRTVLRRLTLLLLVGLLLLLLGGCSESANSGVQQAVPTPQHSPAVLTGLLPSGDTAAAKQVVLGFSQLGSESTWREANTASIREAAAEAGITLLLSNAEQDQQKQFEAIRSFIRRKVDVIAVAPVVQTGWEPVLLEIRQAGIPVIIVDRSVNVEDRSLYVTFIGSDFYQEGVKAAKYVIDKLRHHPEAIRIAELQGTVGSTPSIDRGRGFRKLIEERPNLEITMSAPADFTQSGGREVMRTFLQQPREKWPRVLFSHNDDMAIGAVDAIREAGLVPGEDMIIVSVDGTRRAFEQMTAGNINAVVECNPLLGPLLMQAVAEIMAGRTLPKRMVTPEDIYTQELAAMEVENRKY, from the coding sequence GTGATTACCCTGCGAACGGTTCTTAGACGTCTGACCCTGCTGCTCCTGGTGGGGCTGCTGCTTCTGCTGCTGGGCGGCTGCTCGGAGAGCGCGAACTCCGGCGTACAACAGGCTGTGCCCACGCCGCAGCATTCTCCAGCGGTTCTTACCGGCCTGCTGCCTTCAGGGGATACTGCCGCCGCTAAACAGGTGGTGCTGGGCTTCTCGCAGCTCGGATCGGAGAGCACCTGGCGGGAGGCGAACACCGCTTCGATCCGCGAGGCCGCCGCAGAGGCAGGGATTACGCTGCTGCTAAGTAATGCAGAACAGGATCAGCAGAAGCAGTTCGAGGCGATCCGTTCTTTTATCAGACGCAAGGTGGATGTAATCGCGGTGGCCCCGGTGGTGCAGACCGGCTGGGAGCCGGTTCTGCTGGAGATCCGGCAGGCCGGGATTCCGGTGATTATTGTGGACCGTTCCGTGAATGTGGAGGACCGCTCGCTGTATGTGACTTTTATCGGCTCTGACTTCTATCAGGAAGGGGTCAAGGCAGCCAAGTATGTGATTGACAAGCTGCGCCATCACCCTGAGGCGATCCGCATTGCCGAGCTGCAGGGCACGGTAGGCTCCACGCCGTCCATTGACCGCGGGCGCGGTTTCCGCAAGCTGATTGAGGAGCGGCCGAACCTTGAGATTACGATGAGTGCTCCTGCGGATTTTACACAGAGCGGGGGACGCGAGGTCATGCGGACGTTTTTGCAGCAGCCGAGGGAGAAGTGGCCCCGGGTGCTCTTTTCCCATAATGATGATATGGCGATTGGTGCGGTAGACGCGATCCGTGAGGCGGGGCTTGTGCCGGGTGAGGATATGATTATCGTGTCGGTGGATGGTACGCGCCGGGCGTTCGAGCAGATGACGGCGGGCAATATTAACGCGGTGGTGGAGTGCAATCCGCTGCTGGGGCCGCTGCTGATGCAGGCGGTCGCCGAGATTATGGCCGGGCGGACGCTGCCCAAGCGGATGGTGACGCCGGAGGATATCTATACACAGGAGCTGGCGGCGATGGAAGTGGAGAACCGCAAATATTGA
- a CDS encoding glycoside hydrolase 43 family protein: protein MAKKTGMYLLAISLLLGILFNGSAVSAATFNNPFIYADAPDNDVIRVGNVYYMTSTTMHMNPGVPIMKSYDLVNWEIVNYVYDTYANGDAQNLNNGQNEYGKGSWASSLRYNNGIYYVSFGSNATGRTYIYQTTNIESGPWTSSVLGSYYHDASLLFDNGRVFLVYGVDNISLIELTADAKAIKSGGLNQVIIPNSSNIAGSSFIVKAEGAHIQKINGYYYVFLICWPSGSGRTQLTYRSANLTGGYTGQVSLNDSGIAQGGIVDTPSGSWYAMLFRDSGAVGRMPYLIPVTWSNNWPVFGTGGKAPRTLNLPVEGYPVKKVYASDEFNAGSSGTGLAKVWQWNHNPDNSKWSLTQRSGFMRLTTGKVSTSILDARNTLTQRTFGPKSTAATALETGGMKDGDVAGLAAFQAKYGFVGVKVSGSSKSIVMVNASSGAMAEVANVPLSQNRVYLKVVCDFTNQTDKAYFYYSPDGNSWTAVGNTLQMSYTMPHFMGYRFALFNYATKAAGGYADFDYLRLE, encoded by the coding sequence ATGGCGAAAAAAACAGGGATGTACCTGCTGGCAATTTCACTTTTGCTCGGCATCCTGTTCAATGGTTCGGCGGTTAGCGCAGCGACTTTTAATAACCCGTTCATCTATGCCGATGCCCCGGACAATGATGTCATCCGGGTGGGCAATGTCTATTATATGACCAGCACCACCATGCATATGAATCCCGGCGTCCCCATCATGAAATCTTATGATCTGGTCAACTGGGAGATTGTGAACTATGTCTACGATACCTATGCGAACGGGGATGCCCAGAATTTGAACAACGGGCAGAACGAATACGGCAAAGGCTCGTGGGCCAGCAGCCTCCGGTACAATAACGGTATCTACTATGTGTCCTTCGGGTCCAATGCTACCGGCCGGACCTATATCTATCAGACGACGAACATCGAGAGCGGCCCGTGGACCTCGTCGGTCCTGGGCAGCTACTATCACGATGCCTCGCTGCTGTTCGATAACGGCCGGGTCTTCCTGGTGTATGGTGTGGATAACATCAGCCTGATTGAGCTGACGGCAGATGCCAAGGCGATCAAGTCCGGCGGACTGAATCAGGTCATTATTCCAAATTCCAGTAATATTGCGGGTTCAAGCTTCATCGTGAAGGCGGAAGGCGCACATATCCAGAAGATCAACGGGTATTATTATGTCTTCCTGATCTGCTGGCCCTCGGGAAGCGGGCGCACCCAGCTAACCTACCGTTCGGCTAACTTAACCGGCGGTTATACAGGCCAGGTGTCGCTTAACGATTCAGGCATTGCCCAGGGCGGCATTGTGGACACGCCGTCCGGCTCCTGGTATGCCATGCTCTTCAGAGACAGCGGGGCGGTCGGGCGTATGCCGTACCTGATTCCCGTGACCTGGTCTAACAACTGGCCGGTCTTCGGAACCGGCGGCAAAGCGCCGCGGACGCTGAACCTGCCGGTGGAAGGGTATCCGGTGAAGAAGGTGTATGCGTCTGACGAGTTCAATGCGGGTTCGTCAGGGACAGGGCTGGCCAAGGTATGGCAGTGGAACCACAATCCCGATAACTCGAAGTGGTCGCTGACCCAGCGCTCCGGGTTCATGCGGCTGACGACCGGCAAGGTGAGTACAAGCATACTGGATGCCCGCAACACGCTGACCCAGCGGACATTCGGACCGAAGAGCACGGCCGCCACCGCCCTGGAGACAGGCGGAATGAAGGACGGGGATGTTGCCGGACTGGCTGCTTTTCAGGCTAAATACGGCTTCGTTGGTGTGAAAGTATCGGGCAGCTCTAAGTCAATTGTCATGGTCAACGCCAGCTCTGGAGCTATGGCTGAAGTGGCGAATGTGCCGCTCAGCCAGAATAGAGTCTATCTGAAGGTAGTCTGCGACTTCACCAATCAGACGGACAAGGCTTATTTCTACTATAGTCCGGATGGAAACAGCTGGACGGCAGTAGGGAATACGCTGCAAATGTCTTATACTATGCCTCATTTCATGGGCTACCGCTTTGCCTTGTTCAACTATGCCACGAAGGCTGCGGGCGGCTATGCGGATTTCGATTATCTGCGGCTGGAATAG
- a CDS encoding endo-1,4-beta-xylanase, which produces MKNRIKKVVGGLALASVLLTSVMAGSASAAITNGSKFLGNIIAGSAPSNFTTYWNQVTPENGTKWGSIEGNRNQMNWGNADMIYNYAISKNIPFKFHTLVWGSQEPNWVAGLSAAEQKAEISSFIAQAGQRYSAKTAYVDVVNEPLHAKPSYRNAIGGDGSTGWDWVIWSFQQARAAFPNAKLHLNDYGIIGDPSAADKYVNIINILKSRGLIDGIGIQCHYFNMDNVSVSTMNTVLNKLAATGLPIYVSELDITGDDNTQLARYQTKFPVLWNHPSVKGITLWGYIQNQTWASGTHLVNSNGTERPALKWLKQYLGGSSALMETTGSQDLTDASVPQPDSVVQPELEAVPGE; this is translated from the coding sequence TTGAAGAACAGAATTAAGAAGGTTGTGGGCGGGCTGGCCTTAGCCAGTGTTCTGCTCACATCGGTGATGGCAGGGAGTGCCAGCGCGGCCATTACCAACGGCTCCAAGTTCCTGGGGAACATCATTGCCGGAAGCGCACCAAGCAATTTCACTACCTACTGGAATCAGGTAACGCCAGAGAATGGCACCAAATGGGGCTCCATCGAAGGCAACCGCAACCAGATGAACTGGGGCAACGCGGATATGATCTATAACTATGCGATTAGCAAGAACATCCCGTTCAAATTCCATACCCTGGTCTGGGGAAGCCAGGAGCCAAACTGGGTGGCCGGCTTGTCGGCAGCGGAGCAGAAGGCGGAGATCAGCTCCTTCATTGCGCAGGCAGGCCAGCGTTATTCCGCGAAGACTGCTTACGTGGATGTCGTCAATGAGCCGCTGCATGCCAAGCCTTCGTACCGCAATGCTATTGGCGGCGATGGAAGCACCGGCTGGGACTGGGTGATCTGGTCCTTCCAGCAGGCCAGAGCCGCATTCCCGAACGCCAAGCTGCACCTCAATGACTACGGCATTATCGGTGATCCCAGCGCGGCTGACAAATATGTGAATATTATTAATATCCTGAAGTCCAGAGGTCTGATCGACGGCATCGGCATTCAGTGCCACTACTTCAATATGGATAATGTCAGTGTGAGCACGATGAATACGGTGCTGAACAAGCTCGCGGCGACCGGCCTGCCGATCTATGTCTCTGAGCTGGACATCACCGGCGATGACAATACGCAGCTTGCCAGATACCAAACGAAGTTCCCGGTACTGTGGAACCATCCTTCGGTCAAGGGCATTACCCTGTGGGGCTACATCCAGAATCAGACCTGGGCATCGGGCACCCACCTGGTGAACTCCAACGGTACAGAACGTCCGGCGCTGAAATGGCTGAAGCAATACCTGGGCGGCTCGTCAGCCCTGATGGAAACCACCGGCAGCCAGGACCTCACTGACGCTAGTGTGCCTCAACCGGACAGCGTAGTCCAACCGGAGCTTGAGGCAGTTCCGGGCGAGTAA
- a CDS encoding AraC family transcriptional regulator: MNSREHGLSEGPMVKGNGYKPANLHRWGPGVRDVYALHYIVSGRGFLETGQGIFPVEAGGSFMIFPQMEVYYYPDPQDPWAYCWIEFSGSEALRLLDMIHLTPEQPVAVLPAPQDLSPLFGRVKANELEPYARERAEAGLHLLLSYYMEYYPSEQAAAKKDYAGSAKAYIESNYWKSSLSVLDVVEYVKIERSYLFRLFKKATGMSISGYLTAFRVRRACELLGESRLSVKSLSYSVGYHDPLYFSKIFKKVTTYTPSQYRKAYKEGKVALAGVDRG; this comes from the coding sequence ATGAATTCAAGAGAACACGGGCTCAGCGAGGGGCCTATGGTGAAAGGAAACGGATATAAGCCTGCCAATCTGCACCGGTGGGGACCGGGCGTACGCGATGTCTATGCGCTGCATTATATCGTAAGCGGCAGGGGCTTTCTGGAGACCGGGCAGGGGATATTTCCGGTGGAGGCGGGCGGCAGCTTTATGATTTTTCCGCAGATGGAGGTGTATTATTATCCTGATCCGCAGGACCCGTGGGCGTATTGCTGGATAGAATTCAGCGGGTCCGAAGCCTTGCGGCTGCTGGACATGATTCACCTGACCCCGGAACAGCCCGTTGCCGTGCTGCCTGCGCCGCAGGATCTGAGTCCCCTGTTCGGCCGGGTGAAGGCGAATGAGCTGGAGCCGTATGCGCGGGAGCGTGCGGAGGCGGGACTCCATCTGCTGCTGTCGTACTACATGGAGTATTATCCGAGTGAGCAGGCGGCGGCCAAGAAGGATTATGCCGGTTCCGCCAAGGCCTACATCGAGAGTAACTACTGGAAGTCCTCGCTGTCGGTGCTGGATGTCGTCGAATATGTCAAAATCGAGCGCAGCTACCTGTTCCGGCTGTTCAAGAAAGCGACCGGCATGTCCATCTCCGGCTATCTGACCGCCTTCCGGGTCCGGCGCGCCTGCGAGCTGCTCGGCGAATCGCGCCTGTCGGTCAAGTCATTGTCGTACTCGGTCGGCTACCACGACCCGCTGTACTTCTCGAAGATCTTCAAGAAGGTGACCACGTACACGCCGTCGCAGTACCGGAAGGCTTATAAGGAAGGGAAGGTGGCGCTTGCTGGGGTGGACAGGGGGTGA
- a CDS encoding ABC transporter permease subunit, whose amino-acid sequence MELDTQPRTPGTGGGRGPLLWKRFKKQKILHLFVGLGMIYLLIFAYTPMFGILMAFKDYSISSGIKGIFTSDWVGLKYFDEFVHDYQFGKLVRNTLVLSLLKVIFAFPAPILLAILLNEVRHMAFKRFVQTISYLPHFISWVVVVGVSYAFLSADVGVVNKALIGMGFIDEPLGFLTSPNYFWGLAVGSAVWKEMGWWTIIFLAAISGISPSLYEAAQIDGAGRLARIRYITLPGMKGTIVVVLVLTIGSILGGGLVGSNFEQAYLFGNSINNPTSEIVQTYAFRVGLSDGRFSYAAAIDLIQSVISVILIFSSNFIAKRVSGSSLF is encoded by the coding sequence ATGGAACTGGATACACAGCCAAGAACTCCCGGAACCGGGGGCGGCCGCGGGCCGCTTTTATGGAAACGCTTCAAAAAACAGAAGATCCTGCATTTGTTCGTCGGACTCGGCATGATCTATCTGCTGATCTTCGCCTACACTCCGATGTTTGGTATTCTGATGGCCTTCAAGGACTACAGCATCTCCAGCGGCATCAAGGGGATCTTCACCAGCGACTGGGTCGGCCTGAAGTATTTCGATGAATTCGTACATGACTATCAGTTCGGCAAGCTGGTCCGCAACACGCTGGTCCTTAGCCTGCTGAAGGTGATCTTCGCCTTCCCGGCGCCGATTCTGCTGGCGATTCTGCTCAATGAAGTAAGGCATATGGCCTTCAAAAGATTCGTGCAGACGATCAGCTACCTGCCGCATTTCATCTCATGGGTGGTAGTGGTCGGTGTCTCCTACGCCTTCCTGTCCGCAGATGTCGGGGTAGTCAATAAGGCGCTGATAGGGATGGGCTTCATCGATGAGCCGCTCGGCTTCCTGACCAGTCCGAATTACTTCTGGGGGCTGGCGGTAGGGAGCGCGGTGTGGAAGGAGATGGGCTGGTGGACGATTATTTTTCTGGCGGCGATCTCGGGCATCAGCCCGTCGCTCTATGAAGCTGCGCAGATTGACGGAGCCGGAAGGCTGGCGCGCATCCGCTATATCACCCTGCCGGGGATGAAGGGAACAATCGTAGTCGTGCTGGTCCTGACCATCGGCAGCATCCTCGGCGGCGGGCTGGTCGGCTCCAACTTCGAGCAGGCGTACCTGTTCGGCAACAGCATCAATAACCCGACCTCGGAAATTGTCCAGACCTACGCCTTCAGGGTGGGCCTCAGTGACGGACGGTTCTCCTATGCGGCGGCGATCGATCTCATCCAATCTGTTATTTCGGTCATACTGATCTTCAGCAGTAACTTTATAGCCAAACGGGTGTCAGGCTCAAGTCTGTTCTAG
- a CDS encoding carbohydrate ABC transporter permease — translation MLKSQRQKDLIFDSIIYAVLFIIMLTMLYPFYYVLIASFNKGSDSLLGGMYLWPRNFTLENYRMFIDDPKWLKAFLVSVLRTVSGTLLGLLLTSIVAYGLSHRDLLFSKVYFTVIVFAMYFSGGLIPYYVVLRSLGLLNSFAVYIIPSMLSTFFLLIAISFFREIPGELKESAHIDGAGELTIFFRIILPVSTPVLATMALFMGVGQWNSWLDSAYFVQSEELRTMAFRMMEVINKSNSPMDSIAVANSASAGVTSFSLQVTSMVVSIVPIICVYPFLQKYFVHGIMLGSVKG, via the coding sequence ATGCTCAAGAGCCAGCGACAGAAGGATCTCATCTTCGACAGTATCATCTATGCGGTCTTGTTCATCATCATGCTCACCATGCTCTATCCGTTCTATTACGTGCTGATTGCCTCCTTCAACAAAGGCTCTGACTCGCTGCTGGGCGGCATGTATCTGTGGCCCCGGAACTTCACACTGGAGAACTACCGGATGTTTATCGATGATCCCAAATGGTTAAAAGCCTTTCTGGTCAGCGTGCTGCGGACCGTATCAGGAACTCTGCTTGGACTGCTGCTCACCAGTATCGTTGCTTACGGGCTGTCACACAGGGATTTGCTGTTCAGCAAGGTCTATTTTACAGTGATCGTATTCGCGATGTACTTCTCCGGCGGCCTGATTCCTTACTATGTGGTGCTGCGTTCACTGGGTCTGCTTAATTCCTTTGCAGTCTACATTATCCCTTCAATGCTCAGCACGTTCTTCCTGCTCATCGCCATCTCGTTCTTCCGCGAGATTCCCGGCGAGCTTAAGGAGTCGGCACATATCGATGGGGCCGGGGAGCTTACGATTTTCTTCCGCATTATTCTGCCGGTCTCCACACCGGTGCTGGCTACCATGGCCTTGTTCATGGGGGTCGGGCAGTGGAACTCCTGGCTCGATTCGGCATATTTCGTCCAGTCCGAGGAGCTGCGCACGATGGCCTTCCGCATGATGGAGGTCATCAACAAGAGCAATTCCCCGATGGATTCCATCGCGGTGGCGAACAGTGCCTCGGCCGGAGTGACCAGCTTCTCGCTGCAGGTGACTTCAATGGTAGTATCCATTGTGCCGATTATCTGTGTGTACCCGTTCCTGCAAAAGTACTTCGTACACGGAATCATGCTGGGTTCAGTCAAAGGCTAG
- a CDS encoding extracellular solute-binding protein, translated as MNNSRRIKSLAAVLAIAVLSACGNGGNAGQSTPSGSPDTAAGGNASAQPGQVKELSLFIDAPWYPINEWKGPVADKITEKTGVKLKVTVATDDKQLPLMIASGDLPDLVFTYSNVDRLSDSKLSYSWNELIEKYAPDFKIDKTRIAIHTMDDGKFYTVRNSFATEEEMKNSKYSLGSDGNPGIAVREDIMKELGNPPIKTLDDFVKVLGMVKEKYPDMVPLIMDKDWIEQYFLAQFGTETLLDGWYEKDGKVEYAIKQPRMLDFFKFMNSLYRNGYILAENFALANDQIDDQYAINGKAFAHSYTVTVADSDNIKVKNNQGNFTFKMLPSVLSKDAKVVSSGLGFAGTFITKKNKDPETSIKFIQYLASDEGKKLTMFGVEGEHWTWNEEGHPDFKYNPSDGDFVNTNGLKWWYLYNDGVTEGMLSYVPDLQKTQALMELKSVRIYKPELGLIQTQPDSQEKTIKTKIDEMVKNEKVKIYLAESEEEAVAAYENMVKNAESIGLQKLTDWANATYQKKKDLFK; from the coding sequence TTGAACAACAGCAGAAGAATCAAGAGTTTAGCGGCCGTACTCGCCATTGCCGTATTATCGGCCTGCGGCAACGGAGGAAATGCCGGCCAGAGCACTCCATCCGGCAGCCCGGACACCGCCGCAGGCGGGAACGCATCGGCCCAGCCGGGGCAGGTGAAGGAGCTAAGCCTGTTCATCGATGCGCCTTGGTATCCGATCAACGAATGGAAGGGGCCGGTTGCCGACAAAATCACAGAGAAGACGGGCGTGAAGCTGAAGGTCACGGTGGCTACCGATGACAAGCAGCTGCCGCTGATGATCGCCTCGGGCGACCTGCCCGATCTGGTCTTCACCTACTCGAACGTGGACCGCTTATCCGACTCGAAGCTGTCCTATTCCTGGAATGAGCTGATTGAGAAGTATGCGCCGGATTTCAAAATCGACAAGACCCGTATTGCCATCCATACGATGGATGACGGCAAATTCTATACCGTCCGCAACTCCTTCGCGACCGAGGAGGAGATGAAGAACAGTAAATATTCCCTGGGCAGCGACGGCAACCCGGGCATCGCGGTCCGCGAGGATATTATGAAGGAGCTGGGCAATCCGCCAATCAAGACGCTGGACGACTTCGTTAAGGTGCTGGGGATGGTCAAGGAGAAGTATCCCGACATGGTCCCGCTGATTATGGACAAAGACTGGATCGAGCAGTATTTCCTGGCCCAGTTCGGCACAGAGACGCTGCTGGACGGATGGTATGAAAAAGACGGTAAGGTGGAATATGCGATCAAGCAGCCGAGGATGCTCGACTTCTTCAAGTTTATGAACAGTCTGTACCGTAACGGCTACATCCTGGCCGAGAATTTTGCTCTGGCCAATGACCAGATCGATGACCAGTATGCCATCAACGGCAAGGCCTTCGCCCACAGCTACACAGTAACCGTGGCGGATTCCGATAACATCAAGGTCAAGAACAATCAAGGCAACTTCACCTTCAAAATGCTGCCAAGCGTGCTCTCCAAGGATGCCAAGGTGGTTAGCTCAGGGCTTGGCTTCGCCGGAACGTTCATTACGAAGAAGAACAAGGACCCGGAGACCTCGATCAAGTTCATCCAGTATCTGGCGAGCGATGAGGGCAAGAAGCTGACGATGTTCGGGGTCGAAGGGGAGCACTGGACCTGGAATGAAGAGGGCCACCCGGACTTTAAGTACAATCCGTCTGATGGCGATTTCGTCAACACCAACGGCCTTAAGTGGTGGTATCTCTATAATGACGGGGTCACCGAGGGCATGCTGTCCTATGTGCCTGATCTGCAGAAGACCCAGGCGCTGATGGAACTCAAGTCGGTGCGCATCTACAAGCCGGAGCTGGGCCTGATCCAGACCCAGCCGGATTCGCAGGAGAAGACGATCAAGACGAAGATCGACGAAATGGTCAAGAATGAGAAGGTTAAAATCTATCTGGCCGAGTCCGAAGAGGAAGCGGTAGCCGCTTATGAGAATATGGTGAAGAACGCCGAGAGCATCGGCCTCCAGAAGCTGACCGATTGGGCGAATGCCACCTACCAGAAGAAGAAGGATTTATTCAAATAA
- a CDS encoding histidine kinase: protein MSIVRKMILGYILLIFIPVVTFGYYYYNKIYESVSSQFVGSRQKILEQAYANMKADLARIDSTQRMLQYNPYVMDYLDGSYASDSESIYAYNRYINPVIMQSLNISPEIEAFRIYVTKPGVLPITDRLLEMSALDAQGALDSRGLLPGQGKWVLPDPAMEAPPLVFYQNIYNPDFTEIIGLLELRVSSELIRKFYRATGGGDWNALLLPPEGMPQGREDILAGLDEASRARLASLDREPYFMNRQVIVNQLYIQELGVRVAVIGKVSEVFRSIRTQEMVMIATLAILLALLSLAYYNLASTITKRVLRLARHMRNLNDDNLKQSVSKEDKPGRKDEISFLTDTYNSMLLRMDELINNVHRAELRNKEAAYKVLQAQIKPHFLYNTLETIRMLAESNNDTEVAEISYWFGKLMRYSLSAQEDHTLLSQEIETVVFYLKIHQMRLQKRLTYDVDIAVAAGTLSCPRFILQPLVENSIIHGAAVTLRPVHIKIQAAETAEEIRISVVDSGNGIPEAQLQRINARLTGAAELKSGEEAGGGVGLYNVSERIKSFYGGTSRLVLESTEGQGTTITIIIPKGAAEH from the coding sequence GTGAGCATTGTACGCAAAATGATACTGGGATACATCCTGCTGATCTTCATACCGGTTGTCACCTTCGGATACTATTATTACAACAAAATTTATGAAAGCGTAAGCAGCCAGTTCGTCGGGAGCCGGCAGAAAATTCTGGAGCAGGCCTATGCCAACATGAAGGCGGATCTGGCCCGGATCGATTCGACTCAGCGTATGCTCCAGTACAATCCGTATGTCATGGATTATCTGGACGGAAGCTATGCGTCGGATTCGGAGAGTATCTATGCCTATAACCGGTATATCAATCCCGTGATTATGCAGTCGCTGAATATCAGCCCTGAAATTGAGGCCTTCCGCATCTATGTAACCAAGCCGGGCGTGCTGCCTATTACTGACAGGCTGCTGGAGATGTCGGCACTGGATGCCCAAGGGGCGCTGGACTCCCGCGGGCTGCTGCCCGGACAGGGCAAATGGGTGCTGCCGGACCCGGCGATGGAAGCGCCTCCGCTGGTGTTCTATCAGAATATCTATAATCCGGATTTCACCGAGATTATCGGCCTGCTGGAGCTGCGGGTCAGCAGTGAGCTGATCCGCAAGTTCTATAGAGCGACCGGCGGGGGCGACTGGAACGCGCTGCTGCTGCCGCCGGAAGGGATGCCGCAGGGCCGGGAGGATATCCTCGCCGGGCTGGACGAGGCGTCCCGGGCCAGATTGGCCTCGCTGGACCGGGAGCCGTATTTCATGAACCGCCAGGTGATTGTGAATCAGCTGTATATTCAGGAGCTGGGGGTCCGGGTCGCGGTGATCGGCAAGGTGTCCGAGGTGTTCCGCTCCATCCGCACCCAGGAGATGGTGATGATTGCCACGCTCGCCATTCTGCTGGCGCTGTTATCCTTGGCATACTATAATCTGGCTTCGACCATTACGAAGCGCGTCCTCCGGCTGGCCCGGCATATGCGTAATCTGAACGACGATAACCTGAAGCAGTCGGTCAGCAAGGAGGATAAGCCGGGGAGGAAGGATGAGATCAGCTTCCTGACCGATACCTATAATTCGATGCTGCTGCGGATGGATGAGCTGATTAACAATGTCCACCGGGCCGAGCTGCGCAATAAGGAAGCCGCTTACAAGGTGCTTCAGGCCCAGATCAAGCCGCATTTTCTCTATAATACGCTGGAGACCATCCGCATGCTGGCCGAGTCCAACAACGATACTGAGGTGGCTGAAATCTCTTACTGGTTCGGCAAGCTGATGCGGTACAGCCTGTCGGCGCAGGAGGATCATACGCTCCTCTCACAGGAGATAGAGACGGTGGTCTTCTATCTGAAGATTCACCAGATGCGGCTGCAAAAAAGACTGACCTATGACGTGGATATCGCCGTCGCTGCCGGAACCCTGAGCTGTCCGAGATTCATTCTGCAGCCGCTGGTCGAGAATAGTATTATCCACGGGGCAGCGGTGACGCTCCGGCCGGTCCACATTAAGATTCAGGCGGCGGAGACGGCCGAAGAGATCCGGATCAGTGTGGTGGACAGCGGGAACGGGATTCCTGAGGCCCAGCTTCAGAGAATTAATGCCCGGTTAACTGGCGCAGCAGAGCTGAAGTCCGGAGAAGAGGCCGGTGGAGGCGTGGGCCTGTACAATGTCAGTGAGCGGATTAAGTCGTTCTACGGCGGGACTTCCCGGCTGGTGCTGGAGAGCACGGAGGGCCAGGGGACCACGATAACCATCATCATACCGAAAGGGGCGGCGGAGCACTAA